GGTACCTCCCTACGGGGTTGTGCAAGGACGAAGAGAGACCCCTCTGCCCAGGCCCTCAGTGCCCCCCAGCCGTTCCACTGAAGGCAGgtcatggactgagccagccctgGAAGTGGAGCCCAGAGAGCAGTTGGAAGTTGCCCAGAGCCCAATAGGGAGTTGACCTCGGGCCTGAGAATAGACGGAGTCGTCACCCACCAGCCCCGGGTGCCTCTGGCCCGGGGTCATCACTCCCAGGACAGGCTCCCCTGTACCCTTCCCCGGTGCTCAGGCACCCTGGCTGTGCCCTGCCTCTTCCTTGTGGCCGCACCCACGCCCAGGGCTCTCCTGGCCCTCAGGAGGGCTGGGCCTTCACCTTACCACCTCTGCTCACTCCTCAGCAACCACCACcgtgtccaccctcaccactgaCCCCCCAACAGGTTCTCAAAGCCTTCGTATCTCCACGTCCTCCGGTGGTCCCTCTGCACCTGACACCTGCCGCTGCCCTCGCCCTCTGCTGGACCTGCTTGGCCGGCTCTCGTGCTCCTCCTGGTCTCCTGAGCTgtgcccccctccagcccctgaaCGCAGGCGTCCCTAGGACTCCCATCTGCGCAGCCTGTCCTCCCTCTGGGAAGACCACCCGTTGCTCGGACTGCAGTCACCACCCCCGGTCACCACCTGATGACGGCATCGTGTTATTTCTGATGCAGGGGAATCTCGGGACAGTGGCAGATTCCGGGCTGAGGGGGTGGGTGTCGGGAACGGAGCTAGAACTCCACCTTGCAGGCGGGGAAGGCCTCGTCCTGCATGGACACGGTGCTATTGCTGCCCAGCACTGTGATGCCCAGCGCCTGGTGCCGAGCATGCGTCTCCTCGTACCACTCATGCATTGCCACTGAATCGAAGGTGGGGATCAGGGTCACCTGGAGGTCACGGTCCCACTGCTGCTTGCCCGCGAGTAGTGCATCCAGGACGGCCCACATGCCCTCTTCCTTGCGCTGGTCCTGGCCACTGATGACATAGCAGAGTGCACGCACCCGCCGGAAGAATTCCTCGTCCACTAGCCGGGCACTGCTCCCGCTGGGCAGATAGGCCAGGTCAAGGTAGACGGGGGACCCTGGAGGGGCTGCTGACCCACCTGGCCGGCTGCCAGCTGACCCAGATGGGCCCCGAGTGGTCATCTTGGAGACTGAGGTCTTTCTGGACAGAGGTGCCCGACCTCCCTTGTCACTGGGCTCACTCCGGGTGCTGAGCGGCCGACTGGCCCTGTCTCCACCAGCCAGTCCCTTGGTTTTGGCAGTGCTCGCTGCAGTGGCTTTGGGGGCAGCAGTCCTGGGGTTGGGGCAAGCCAGGGACTTCCGGGTGCGGCTGAGGCCCTCTGTCAGCCGTGCCTGCTCAGGGGGCAGCATCTCAGGGTCCACCATGCATATGCTGGGTGGGGTGGGCCGCGGTGGGGGGAACTTGAGAGGCTTGGGCAGTGGGTCATGGCGAGGGACCCCAAAGCCCTCCATGTCCTCATCTGAGTCCGTGGTGCCAGAGGCGGCAGGCAGGGGGTCTGAGTCAGACAGGGTGGGCAGGGACTCGCTGACGGATGTGGGTGGCATCTCCTCGGCCCCTGGAGCGCCCGCCCACTCCTGGGACCGAGCACTACTATCTGAGCTGCCGGGGGATGCGGGTGCTGGTACCATGGGCACAGCCTTTCGGTGCTCAAACTCGCAAGGTGACACCAGGCACAGGTCCACATCATGCGGGGAGGCTGATCGCCGTACCCGGGGGCCACGGAGTGGGAGGCTCAGCCCAGCCTCGCTCGCAGTGGCAGGTGGTGGCGGAAGCACCTGCTCGAAGGACACGGACAGGGACTCGTCTACCTCTGTGGAGTGTGGGGAGCCTACCTCAGCTGGCAGCAATGCCAGTGTTACGGGGGCGGGACACAGAGGTCCCAGATTCTCCAAAGTCACACGGAAACAAAACTCCAAATGATTCCCTCATTACCCACGCTCTGCCGAATGCCCCGGTAAGGTCTGCAGAGATCTGCCACTGCTCCCCTGGGCAGGTCCCTgacgccgccccccaccccgtaATCACTGCGTGGAGCCCTCACGGGTCTCCCTGCTGcattcctccccccgcccccaccttccAGCCCCACTGCTGCCCTATCCTGAAAATTTTCCTTTCAACCAATGATCTGATCTGGTCCGTTCCCTGCTTTAAACTTCCCAGGCGCTCCCCGTGGGTTCAGGATGGAGCTCACCCTGGTGTGAGGCCCCAGATGCTTCTCCACACGATCCCCCCTTCCTCATATGCACCCCCTGGACGCCCCATGCTGCTGCTTGTGGGATCCTGGCTGCTCAACTCAAATGTCCGTGCCCGCACCTCTGACGCACCCACGACACCCGCTGCACCCCAGCTAGCTGGCAAGGGCGCAGGTCTGCAGGGTTGGAGGTGAAGTGCCGGGCAGGGAGTCAAACTGAGTCTCAAAGAGCCCCATGCGCTCGGTGAGCAGCAGAGCCTGGGCCTGAGGCTCTGGGGTTTAAAATGCTCCCGAGAAATCTCCAAGGGGTTGGTGTTGATTTTTGCAGGAAATAGCCGGACCGGCTGCTGCAGTAATTACCATTTCTCTGCTCCCCGAGGGGCTGCTATCTTTGGCAAACTAATTACTAATAAGGTTGACTCAATAGCCAGTATAATCGCTAGAGAAAACTATCCTTAAGGACTTATTCTGCTTGATTTGAGGCTTGATGTCACAAGCCACAACGTTCTGAGAAACCCCTTCTGTGACTCGAAGGGTCGGTGCAGGGCGTCTCCTGGGCCCATGAAGCATCTGCACCTGCCAAGCAGCCTCCTCGGTCCATTCCTCCGCAGGGGAGCCTCTCTgtgggcagaggtgggaggggagggtgcaAAGGAGGGGCCAGAGCTGCCCCCCAGCCCTCTAATAGGGCAGCTCCTTTCCCTTGGGGCcattttgggattttctttttcatgaaatcACCTAGCAGCAAAAGGGACATCCTTGTTTAAATTCCAACTTTGCCTcgaatcttcatttctttttttattttattttatttatttattcgtgaaagacacagagagaggcagagacaaaggtagagggagacacaggctcccccTGGGAGCTGGATgcgaattcgatcccaggaccacaggctcatgacctgagtccaagacagacactcaacaactgagccacccacgtgccccaaacCTTCATTTGTTGatatgtaaaatggggacagtaagACATGCTTTTCAGAGTGTTCGAGGACAAATAATCCAGTGGAAGCAAAACAGCAAGCACCATGCGGGGCACATAGTCGGTACCTCATAGGGCACTTCTCCTGTTCGGGACAGAATGTTTGCATCCCCTCAAAAGTCATATGTGGAAGCGCAAACCCCTACATGATGGCATTTgcagatggggcctttgggaggtacttGGGGTCAAACGAGGTCATGGGGTGGGGCCCCAGGATGGGGTTAGCGCCCTTAtgagaagagacaccagagtgcctgccttctctctgcccctgtcaCAGTGAGGACAGGGACCACATGAGCGCCCTGCAAGAAGGTGGTCACGTGTGGGCCACGAGGAGCCTCACCAGACACCAACCCCTCTGGTGTCTGATCTCAGATGTCCAGCCTCTAGAGCTgcgagaaaacaaatttctgttgtttcagccaccAAGTCAGCAGTATCTTGTTATGGTGGCCCATGCTAATACCTGCCCGGGGGAGACAGCAGTGCGGCTGTGGCCTCCTCCCTTCTTGCCCTTCAAGGCTCCCTGCgggcggaggggtggggggaactgTCTGTGCCTGGAGAGAGATCCCAAGAATGTTCTCTAAAATCACCGAAATGTGCGTGATGCCTCCTTATCTCCGTGCAGCTGaatttatgcttttaatttataCCTATAGgacttatttaaattttgtataataaGCATATAACATGTTTCCAATAAAGAAagctgaggggagcctgggtggctccgtggttgagcatctgccttcggctcagggcgtgatcccggggtcctgggatcgagttccactcCCCATAgggggcctgcatctccctctgcctatatctctgcctctctgtcttgtctctcatgaagacataaataaaatattttaaaaaaggaaaagaaaagaaaaagaaagcttagTACTCTGGGTGAGCCACCTAGAGCGCTCCCCAGAGCCCGCTGCCTTGGACTGGAGAGACCCCCGGCAGCTTAGGAGGCGCaggggagatgcacctgcgggcgCCCAGCAGATGCAGTTCCCAGCTGCCAGCATGGAACCAGGCTTGTCGTTCCTATTCGGTCCTACTCTGCCCTCCTTCTCCTTGGCTCTTCACCGTGTTCAGCGCGGCACACAGGGCTGGTGGCCAGAGCCTCCCGTGTCGCAGGTCgcaggcagagatacagaaatCACAGGCTTCTCTTGTCAAGTGCTCAAAACCCAACGGAGATGACTGACTTTTCGTAATACGTGCATATTTCCTCCCCCAAATCAGTGCCTATTGATCTGTTTCTAGCAGTTGGTGTAgatattctttctctttgctaTTACAAATCATAAATATGGatttcagactttttttaaaaaaggcttggAAATATTTCCGTGTCCCCAGAGTTCCCTTGATGTAAGAAGGGCTGTTTTCTTGTTTGGTTTGTCTCCAGACcactcccccccaccctggggtttggccaggccctggggccatACACACATACTCTGCTCCCATTGGTGTCTGGCCTGGGGGGACCCCCTGGCCCTTGGAACCTCGGGATCCTCAAGTGCACGAGAAGCAGTGAGCGGACTGAGCCCCCTGCCCACCACAGGGCTGGAGCCCGAGCAGCTGGGGCCAGGAGACCTGGTGGGGAGACCCAGAGACCCTAGCCTGGGAGGATGGCAGGCCTGCTGTTCTCTGTGCGGCCCCAGGCTCAGACCTGGAGGGCTGGAGTCCTGCTCACCTCCAATAAGCTGTAGGACACTTCTTTGCACCCAGGTTCCCAATTGCAAAGCAAAGATAATCAAAATAAtactgcggggggggggggcgggggggtgcctGGAGGGcacaatcggttaagtgtctgactcttggtttcagctcaggttgtgatcacatggtcgtgagatcgagccccacgtcaggccccacactcagtgcagagtctgcttgagattctctctctccttctccctctgcccctcccgccagtgctctttctccttctctgcaataaataataaatcttaagaaaaaataccGCCTGGGAAGGGTTTCGTCAGgactggagtgggggtgggtgatACATGTCGCTTGCATCGCCTACCTGGAGCTCGTAAGTGTTAGCTGTTAGCATCAGGGGAAGGTGGCCCGGGGTCAGGTGCAGGCAGCAAGAGGCCCACCTCTGCTTAGCGTCTCCACCTGTCTCCTCCCCTGCTTCACGTCCTGTCATTTCCCCCGGTGTCTCTGAAGCAGAGCCTTACAATTCATGTCAGTGCTTCACCTTTCCAAATGTTGAAAAGGCTGCACTTCTGGGGGCTGCGCTGTGAGTGGGGGAGTGCTCCCTCTCTGGCCGCTTCCCCTCAGTGACACTCAGGACTCCAGAAACCCCAATCTCTGGATTTTGGGAAGCcggctaccccccaccccccaaagccGGGTCAGGACCAGGAGTCCCCAGGCCAGGTTCTGGGGCTGAGAGGGAAGCTGAAGGGGAACCTGCAGGGGCAGGAAGCTGTGGGAGCTGCATGGATCCAAGAACAGGTGCCAGCAGCAAGAATGAGCAAGGCCACacatggagcagaggaagagcTGACGTCCCGGGGTCTAAGCCCTCGGTCCCATCGGTGATCATCAGTCAGGTGGTGAGCAGGGTCTGTAGATGTCTCTGGAGGGCCTGTGGCGTAGTCCAGGATGGAGAGAGGTCAGGGAAGGGGCCAGAGGGAGGAGTGGAGTGGCCACCTCCTCTGGCTCGgacactaggccctgctccctctAACTCACTCACACAGCCCCTTGAGGGCTGCTCCTTCCAAGCTCAGAGAAATCCAGTAATCCCTCCAACGTAACAGAATCAATAAGTGAGAGTGTGAACCAAGGCCTGTTGGCTCCAAAGGCCTTGTTCTTTCCAACAGACCCTGTTGTGCTCGATGGTCCAGCGGCGCGTGGTTCCAAGGACCCCATGCCCCATCCAATGCCTTTATTCAGGATCAGGAAACTGTGTACACAGATCAGACGGCCAGCATTTTCTCAGACAGTCTTTATTTCAAATGATCTGTTTCATTCACCGCATAATCCATGAAGATGTCTTGGAAACCCCAGTCTGCGCAGAGCTTTCCTGTATCCAGAAGTCATGTGGTTTATCACCAGCCCAAGGCCCTGAACTTTGGCTTAGGGCTCCGAGCCTCTTGAGGATCCAGGGTCTTTTTTTCATCTTGACGTCCTCCCTTGGAATGGAGGGACACCCTGCATGTGTGATGTTTCTCTCCCGCCTTCCTGAGGCCAGGGCTCATGCCTTATTCATCTCAAAGCCCTGGGCCCAGGCAGCATTAGGTTGGCTGTGCATGAATCTCATGGATGACCGTGATCCATGGGTGATCCTGTGGAGAGTGGGTGATTAAGGCTGGATCCCAAGAAGCAATTCCACCTGTGTGTCCAAGGGAGCTACAGAATCAAAAAGTTCAACACTTTTAGCCCGTAAGAGAAAAGAGGGCTGACGCCAGAAGTGTTTATAAGACAAGTGTCTCCCCTTACAAGTTGGGTTGCTGGCGTTGGGAAGACCGGACCAGTGCT
This is a stretch of genomic DNA from Canis lupus baileyi chromosome 12, mCanLup2.hap1, whole genome shotgun sequence. It encodes these proteins:
- the LOC140600816 gene encoding microtubule-associated protein 1S-like, which codes for MGLFETQFDSLPGTSPPTLQTCALARNHLEFCFRVTLENLGPLCPAPVTLALLPAEVGSPHSTEVDESLSVSFEQVLPPPPATASEAGLSLPLRGPRVRRSASPHDVDLCLVSPCEFEHRKAVPMVPAPASPGSSDSSARSQEWAGAPGAEEMPPTSVSESLPTLSDSDPLPAASGTTDSDEDMEGFGVPRHDPLPKPLKFPPPRPTPPSICMVDPEMLPPEQARLTEGLSRTRKSLACPNPRTAAPKATAASTAKTKGLAGGDRASRPLSTRSEPSDKGGRAPLSRKTSVSKMTTRGPSGSAGSRPGGSAAPPGSPVYLDLAYLPSGSSARLVDEEFFRRVRALCYVISGQDQRKEEGMWAVLDALLAGKQQWDRDLQVTLIPTFDSVAMHEWYEETHARHQALGITVLGSNSTVSMQDEAFPACKVEF